In Phyllostomus discolor isolate MPI-MPIP mPhyDis1 chromosome 3, mPhyDis1.pri.v3, whole genome shotgun sequence, a single genomic region encodes these proteins:
- the RFESD gene encoding Rieske domain-containing protein isoform X2: protein MDLDGSQQDPEMKENPPVYVGREVDIKKSERMTAVVHEREVVIFYHKGEYHAMDIRCYHSGGPLHLGDIEDFDGRPCIVCPWHKYKITLATGEGLYQSINPKDPSAKPKWCSKGIKQRIHRVTVDNGNIYVTLSTDPFKCDSDFYATGNFKVIKSSS, encoded by the exons ATGGATCTTGATGGCTCTCAGCAAGATcctgaaatgaaggaaaatcctCCTGTCTATGTTGGCAGAGAAGTTGACATTAAGAAATCTGAAAGAATGACAGCTGTTGTCCATGAGAGAGAAGTGGTCATTTTCTACCACAAGGGAGAATATCATGCTATGGATATTCGCTGTTAcc ACTCAGGAGGACCTTTACATTTGGGAGACATAGAG GATTTTGATGGACGACCATGTATAGTTTGCCCCTGgcataaatataaaatcactttGGCAACAGGAGAAGGACTATATCAGTCTATAAACCCTAAAGATCCATCAGCAAAACCCAAGTGGTGTTCTAAAGGAATAAAGCAAAGGATTCATAGAGTGACAGTGGACAATGGGAATATTTATGTGACTCTTTCTACTGATCCTTTCAAGTGTGACTCTGATTTTTATGCCACTGGAAACTTCAAAGTAATTAAGAGTTCTTCATGA